A single genomic interval of Porphyromonas sp. oral taxon 275 harbors:
- a CDS encoding ferrochelatase, which produces MPSRYSPSPRPCLYGGEYQGARRGVLLLNLGSPDSPAVEDVHRYLDEFLMDRRVIGLTQWVRYLLVKKMIVPRRAPRSAESYATIWDERAQNFPLITHSAAIAEQLSALRHEPVALGMRYGSPTTGEALEALASMPALEELVIAPLYPHYARSSYETAVAYTLSELRRLDLGHLRVRLLAPFYADEHYRQALAASVRPYLEEPFDRLIVSMHGIPTSHIPKACRHDNGVVGGCASRRSWHERWGEEDCYRLQCEETKDYLCRDLGLAPEQVELVYQSRLGIHEWMRPYMSERIHQLVPEGLKRVVVVCPGFVCDCLETVQEIDDYYHGIFEREGGERFSYVPCLNSSPAFI; this is translated from the coding sequence ATGCCTAGCCGCTACTCCCCCAGTCCCCGTCCCTGCCTCTATGGCGGGGAGTACCAGGGCGCACGCCGCGGGGTGCTGCTGCTCAACCTCGGCAGCCCCGACAGCCCTGCCGTAGAGGACGTCCACCGCTATCTCGATGAGTTCCTCATGGATAGGCGCGTCATCGGGCTCACGCAGTGGGTGCGCTACCTGCTGGTCAAGAAGATGATCGTCCCACGCCGCGCGCCGCGCTCGGCCGAGAGCTACGCCACCATCTGGGATGAGCGTGCCCAGAACTTCCCTCTCATCACCCACAGCGCCGCCATCGCCGAGCAGCTCAGCGCCCTCAGGCACGAGCCCGTGGCCCTCGGTATGCGCTACGGCAGCCCGACGACGGGAGAGGCGCTCGAGGCCCTGGCCTCTATGCCCGCCCTCGAGGAGCTGGTCATCGCGCCGCTCTATCCTCACTACGCCCGCAGTAGCTACGAGACGGCGGTGGCCTATACCCTCTCCGAGCTGCGCCGCCTCGACCTCGGGCATCTGAGGGTGAGGCTCCTGGCGCCCTTCTACGCCGACGAGCACTACCGCCAGGCCCTTGCCGCGAGCGTGCGGCCGTATCTAGAGGAGCCCTTCGATCGGCTCATCGTCTCCATGCATGGCATACCCACCTCGCACATCCCCAAGGCCTGCCGCCACGACAACGGTGTCGTCGGGGGCTGTGCCTCCCGCCGCTCCTGGCACGAGCGCTGGGGCGAGGAGGACTGCTATCGCCTGCAGTGCGAGGAGACCAAGGACTACCTCTGCCGCGACCTGGGGCTAGCCCCCGAGCAGGTGGAGCTGGTCTATCAGTCGCGCCTCGGCATCCATGAGTGGATGCGCCCCTATATGAGTGAGCGCATCCATCAGCTCGTGCCCGAGGGGCTGAAGCGTGTGGTGGTGGTCTGCCCAGGCTTCGTCTGTGACTGCCTGGAGACGGTGCAGGAGATCGATGATTACTACCACGGCATCTTCGAGCGGGAGGGCGGTGAGCGCTTCAGCTACGTACCCTGCCTCAATAGCAGTCCCGCCTTCATCTAG
- a CDS encoding phosphoenolpyruvate carboxykinase, with protein MLQEFTLSRGRAIINFTSKYCDNRRKILTSYAYGRVVESFIYYLKKDNPVIFEAFSKGFESDDQLIRSFMEVIRLLSVCSVEELLEVNNKYAPFFQDRDLFLEVIELLYHYWRRMERIVVVHNQRQGDGVQNVRFVQAYELFNELILSIYRRTKEVANGFASQVYRQTTAGANAGLILNDVTWNSPLEYKGLTGIPFINSVLINPPYVSYTKKNTRDGIFREQTLNPVAGMILNEDDWFLFPAKVGDLLAFVYFHKDFMCHGLGLANLFELAKQDEYVGKKPDMIYIFGYPDGHDEKRTFYYKDKKNDILVGYANYCDEIDYFGYMKKMLLTLHNIKQMERGKLPIHGAMVNIILKNGREANIIIMGDSGAGKSESLEAFRTLNEKYIRHMRVIFDDMGYLSLDADGQLKAYGTEIGAFVRTDDLDPTYAFSQLDRGIYTNPDKVNARVTIPISTYELISKGFPVDYFLYANNYAEAEQKIALFDDIDEAIKTFEAGARKAKGTTTEQGLVTSYFANPFGPVQERPLAEQLVRQYFGVLFERGVKVGEMHTSLAIEGQTKDGPRLAAEELFSMINED; from the coding sequence ATGTTACAGGAATTCACCCTTAGCCGAGGTCGCGCCATCATCAACTTCACCTCGAAGTACTGCGACAACCGCCGCAAGATCCTGACCAGCTACGCCTATGGCCGCGTAGTCGAGTCCTTTATCTACTATCTCAAGAAGGACAACCCCGTTATCTTCGAAGCCTTCAGCAAGGGCTTCGAGAGCGATGACCAGCTCATCCGCTCCTTCATGGAGGTCATCCGCCTGCTCAGCGTGTGCAGCGTCGAGGAGCTCCTAGAGGTCAACAACAAGTACGCTCCCTTCTTCCAGGACCGCGACCTCTTCCTCGAGGTCATCGAGCTCCTCTACCACTACTGGCGCCGCATGGAGCGCATCGTCGTCGTCCACAACCAGCGTCAGGGCGATGGCGTGCAGAACGTCCGCTTCGTCCAGGCCTACGAGCTCTTCAACGAACTGATCCTGTCCATCTACCGCCGCACCAAGGAGGTAGCCAACGGCTTTGCTAGCCAGGTCTACCGCCAGACGACGGCGGGCGCCAACGCGGGGCTCATCCTCAATGACGTCACCTGGAACAGTCCCCTCGAGTACAAGGGCCTCACCGGGATCCCCTTCATCAACTCCGTCCTCATCAACCCGCCCTACGTATCCTACACCAAGAAGAATACGCGTGACGGGATCTTCAGAGAGCAGACGCTCAACCCCGTAGCCGGCATGATCCTCAACGAGGACGACTGGTTCCTCTTCCCCGCTAAGGTCGGCGACCTGCTGGCCTTCGTCTACTTCCACAAGGACTTCATGTGCCACGGGCTCGGACTGGCCAACCTCTTCGAGCTCGCCAAGCAGGACGAGTACGTAGGGAAGAAGCCCGACATGATCTACATCTTCGGTTACCCCGACGGCCACGATGAGAAGCGCACCTTCTACTACAAGGACAAGAAGAACGACATCCTCGTGGGCTATGCCAACTACTGCGACGAGATCGACTACTTCGGCTATATGAAGAAGATGCTGCTGACCCTGCACAACATCAAGCAGATGGAGCGCGGCAAGCTGCCTATCCACGGCGCTATGGTCAACATCATCCTGAAGAATGGGCGCGAGGCTAATATCATCATCATGGGTGACAGCGGCGCCGGGAAGAGCGAGAGCCTAGAGGCCTTCCGCACGCTCAACGAGAAGTACATCCGCCACATGCGTGTCATCTTCGACGACATGGGCTACCTCTCGCTCGATGCCGATGGGCAGCTCAAGGCCTACGGGACCGAGATCGGGGCCTTCGTCCGTACCGACGACCTCGACCCCACCTACGCCTTCAGCCAGCTCGACCGCGGGATCTACACCAACCCCGACAAGGTCAACGCCCGCGTCACCATCCCCATCTCGACCTACGAGCTGATCTCTAAGGGCTTCCCCGTGGACTACTTCCTCTACGCCAACAACTACGCCGAGGCCGAGCAGAAGATAGCCCTCTTCGACGACATCGACGAGGCGATCAAGACCTTCGAGGCAGGGGCGCGCAAGGCTAAGGGTACGACGACGGAGCAGGGTCTGGTGACCTCCTACTTCGCCAACCCCTTCGGCCCCGTGCAGGAGCGTCCTCTGGCCGAGCAGCTGGTGCGCCAGTACTTCGGCGTCCTCTTCGAGCGTGGCGTCAAGGTCGGTGAGATGCACACCTCGCTGGCGATCGAGGGTCAGACGAAGGACGGGCCTCGCCTGGCGGCTGAAGAGCTCTTCAGCATGATCAACGAGGACTAA
- a CDS encoding phospholipase, whose protein sequence is MGIIVIIAALVLLGAAAAIVSSLQARSRQRRIDRGEYVAPEPEYVAPAEGCCGQHATCEADSLLAAVSPEIVYYEDEELDRYRGTSPEAYSEAAVEEFRDVLLSLQEDEVSPWVRSLQLRGLEFPEALRPELYLLVGEQRAAHALHGRPEEAAA, encoded by the coding sequence ATGGGAATCATCGTCATCATCGCGGCCCTCGTCCTGCTGGGGGCTGCCGCCGCCATCGTCAGCAGCCTGCAGGCACGTAGCCGCCAGCGCCGTATCGACCGCGGCGAATACGTCGCCCCCGAGCCCGAGTACGTCGCTCCGGCTGAGGGCTGCTGTGGGCAGCACGCCACCTGTGAGGCCGACAGCCTGCTGGCTGCCGTCAGTCCCGAGATCGTCTACTACGAGGATGAGGAGCTGGACCGCTACCGCGGCACGAGCCCCGAGGCCTATAGCGAGGCCGCCGTGGAGGAATTCCGCGACGTGCTGCTCTCGCTGCAGGAGGACGAGGTATCGCCCTGGGTGCGCAGCCTGCAGCTACGCGGGCTCGAGTTCCCCGAGGCGCTGCGCCCCGAGCTCTACCTGCTGGTAGGGGAGCAGCGTGCCGCCCACGCCCTGCATGGGCGCCCTGAGGAAGCGGCTGCCTAA
- the hflX gene encoding GTPase HflX — translation MRDFIITEAKSEEAVLVGLITRQQSEAQSREYLDELDFLSRTAGVHPVQRFTQRIDQAHPVTFVGKGKLEEIRLYVEEQEIGLVIFDDELTPKQLRNIEAVLKVKILDRTSLILDIFAARATTAYAKMQVELAQYRYMLPRLTRLWTHLERQRGGVGMRGPGETQLETDKRLIQDRIAHLKEELKVIDRQMSMQRKNRGKLVRVALVGYTNVGKSTLMNVLSKSEVFAENKLFATLDTTVRKVIVHNLPFLLSDTVGFIRKLPTELIESFKSTLDEVREADLLLHVVDIAHPNFEEHIQVVSTTLSEIMAGEQKPVILVFNKIDAFTYEEKQADDLSERTQRNVSRAELEASWMAQLGESGCVFISARTGEGIEQLKQRLYDSVKEIHVQRFPYNDFLFQDYSAEAEELAAEDHA, via the coding sequence ATGAGAGATTTCATTATAACCGAAGCCAAGAGCGAGGAGGCCGTCCTCGTCGGCCTAATCACCCGCCAGCAGAGCGAGGCCCAGTCGAGGGAGTACCTCGATGAGCTGGACTTCCTCTCCCGCACCGCCGGCGTGCACCCTGTCCAGCGCTTCACCCAGCGCATCGACCAGGCGCACCCCGTCACCTTCGTTGGCAAGGGGAAGCTCGAGGAGATCCGCCTCTATGTCGAGGAGCAGGAGATCGGGCTGGTGATCTTCGACGACGAGCTCACGCCCAAGCAGCTCCGCAATATAGAGGCCGTCCTCAAGGTCAAGATCCTTGACCGCACGAGCCTCATCCTCGATATCTTCGCCGCCCGCGCCACTACGGCCTACGCCAAGATGCAGGTCGAGCTCGCCCAGTACCGCTATATGCTGCCCCGACTGACGCGCCTATGGACGCACCTCGAGCGCCAGCGCGGTGGGGTAGGGATGCGCGGCCCAGGGGAGACCCAGCTGGAGACCGACAAGCGCCTCATCCAGGACCGCATCGCGCACCTCAAGGAGGAGCTCAAGGTCATCGACCGCCAGATGTCCATGCAACGCAAGAACCGCGGCAAGCTCGTACGCGTCGCCCTCGTGGGCTATACCAACGTAGGTAAGTCCACGCTGATGAATGTCCTGAGCAAGAGCGAAGTCTTCGCCGAGAACAAGCTCTTCGCCACGCTCGATACGACGGTGCGCAAGGTCATCGTCCATAACCTACCCTTCCTCTTGAGCGATACGGTGGGCTTCATCCGCAAGCTCCCCACCGAGCTCATCGAGTCCTTCAAGAGTACGCTCGACGAGGTGCGTGAGGCCGACCTGCTGCTGCACGTCGTGGACATAGCGCACCCCAACTTCGAGGAGCACATCCAGGTCGTCTCTACGACGCTCAGCGAGATCATGGCCGGGGAGCAGAAGCCCGTGATCCTCGTATTCAATAAGATCGATGCCTTCACCTACGAGGAGAAGCAGGCCGACGACCTCAGCGAGCGTACGCAGCGCAATGTCAGCCGCGCCGAGCTCGAGGCAAGCTGGATGGCTCAGCTCGGCGAGTCGGGCTGCGTCTTCATCTCCGCCCGTACGGGGGAGGGCATCGAGCAGCTCAAGCAGCGCCTCTACGACAGCGTCAAGGAGATCCACGTGCAGCGCTTCCCCTACAACGACTTCCTCTTCCAGGACTACAGTGCCGAGGCCGAGGAGCTAGCCGCAGAGGATCATGCCTAG
- a CDS encoding S-adenosylmethionine:tRNA ribosyltransferase-isomerase, producing MTQDIRPQDIAIASYDYELPEERIAKYPLEERSQSRLLIWRGGDIAERHFYDLPGELPEGTVLVRNDSKVIRARLVFAKDSGARIEIFCLDPSAPTSYERALGSTTGCSWHCMIGNAKRFKLGSSVTASLEGAKGPVTLRASRIAETEVHFDWDEEAYSFGELLELLGILPIPPYLNRATEERDLKTYQTVYAAHEGSVAAPTAGLHFTPEVFAALEARGTQVVDVTLHVGAGTFRPVKAEQIGDHEMHAELISVSRTTLETLRAALGRIIAVGTTSVRTLESLYHLGVQLHAAPETPAEALHVGQWQPYEVGYPLSPEEALSSLIAWLEAHGEEQLVFPTSIIIAPSYRYQLIRGMVTNFHQPHSTLLLLIAALVGEDWRRIYDYALSHDFRFLSYGDSSLLLP from the coding sequence ATGACGCAGGACATCAGACCCCAAGACATCGCAATAGCCTCATACGACTACGAGCTCCCCGAGGAGCGCATCGCCAAGTATCCCCTCGAGGAGCGCAGCCAGTCGCGCCTCCTCATCTGGCGCGGTGGCGACATCGCCGAGCGCCACTTCTACGACCTCCCGGGCGAGCTGCCCGAGGGCACGGTGCTGGTGCGCAATGACTCGAAGGTCATCCGTGCGCGCCTGGTCTTCGCCAAGGACTCCGGGGCGCGCATCGAGATCTTCTGCCTTGACCCTTCGGCCCCGACGAGCTACGAGCGTGCGCTAGGCTCGACGACGGGCTGCAGCTGGCACTGCATGATAGGCAATGCCAAGCGCTTCAAGCTCGGCAGCTCCGTCACCGCGAGCCTCGAGGGAGCTAAGGGCCCCGTGACGCTACGCGCTAGCCGCATCGCCGAGACGGAGGTGCACTTCGACTGGGACGAAGAGGCCTACAGCTTCGGCGAACTGCTGGAGCTCCTCGGCATCCTCCCTATCCCCCCCTACCTCAATCGCGCCACCGAGGAGCGCGACCTCAAGACCTACCAGACGGTCTACGCCGCGCATGAGGGCTCGGTAGCCGCACCGACGGCAGGGCTGCACTTCACCCCCGAGGTCTTCGCCGCCCTAGAGGCACGCGGGACGCAGGTCGTGGATGTGACGCTGCACGTGGGGGCGGGTACCTTCCGCCCCGTCAAAGCCGAGCAGATCGGCGACCACGAGATGCACGCCGAGCTGATCAGCGTCAGCCGCACCACCCTCGAGACGCTGCGCGCCGCCCTCGGGCGCATCATCGCCGTCGGGACGACCTCGGTGCGCACACTGGAGAGCCTCTACCACCTCGGCGTACAGCTGCACGCAGCCCCCGAGACACCTGCCGAGGCGCTGCACGTCGGCCAGTGGCAGCCCTACGAGGTGGGCTATCCCCTGAGCCCCGAGGAGGCGCTCTCGAGCCTCATCGCTTGGCTGGAGGCCCACGGCGAGGAGCAGCTGGTCTTCCCCACCAGCATCATCATCGCCCCGAGCTACCGCTACCAGCTGATCCGCGGGATGGTGACGAACTTCCACCAGCCGCACAGCACGCTGCTGCTGCTGATCGCCGCGCTCGTCGGCGAGGACTGGCGGCGCATCTACGACTACGCCCTCAGCCACGACTTCCGCTTCCTGAGCTACGGCGACAGCTCGCTGCTGCTGCCTTAG
- a CDS encoding alpha-L-fucosidase, with amino-acid sequence MKKLSLLALSAVLSAASLSAQTPAPVGPVPTKAQLAWQELETYAFVHFGLNTFNDLEWGYGDTPSSTFAPELLDVEQWVRTFKRAGMKGVILTAKHHDGFCLWPTKTTDYSVKNCPWKGGKGDLVGDLSRACKKYGLKFGLYLSPWDRNNAGYGKEAYQKIYHEQIRELSTQYGQLFEFWFDGANGGTGYYGGAREARQIDPKSYYGYHVAAEILYRNNPEMMIFGGTEPTIRWIGNERGWAGQTNWAMYDYSKEKHHTEAQWGMRDAKQWLPGEVDVSVRPGWFYHAREDQQVRSVANLVNLYYQSVGRNANLLLNFPIDLRGKVPAQDSTNIVAWYDHLKAGFRHNLLSSASVQASSQRTGKAFAPQQLLDGQTKTYWAAAEGSGEVSLTFTLPRATQINNLMLQEPIALGQRVARFRVETAGADGSFRPIDTQDSLTTIGYKRLLRFRPVETKQLRVTVLESRGPVLLSEVAAYLVPEVLEAPSVRRDSRDSLYLTSLSRDAKLEYALLTGGKQGPWQTYTRPVYLPGDHVELVARVSTEVNKDKPELRYRSGYSASQFVTPGLSPAQHFALFDGSGRTETRLGKGVRSLAIEFPEARPLTRFVYTPSQQRDAQGHIQGYELYVDGKRVAAGEFANIRNNPIPVAVDFPAGTKGQTLRLVVTKLVGDVEQVNIGDLAVE; translated from the coding sequence ATGAAGAAACTAAGCCTCCTGGCGCTCAGTGCCGTGCTCTCCGCGGCGAGCCTCAGCGCCCAGACACCCGCCCCTGTGGGGCCCGTGCCCACCAAGGCGCAGCTCGCCTGGCAAGAGCTGGAGACCTATGCCTTCGTCCACTTCGGGCTCAACACCTTCAACGACCTCGAGTGGGGCTACGGCGACACGCCCAGCAGCACCTTCGCCCCCGAGCTCCTCGACGTCGAGCAGTGGGTGCGCACCTTCAAGCGCGCCGGCATGAAGGGCGTCATCCTCACGGCCAAGCACCACGATGGCTTCTGCCTCTGGCCTACCAAGACGACGGACTACTCCGTCAAGAACTGCCCTTGGAAGGGGGGCAAGGGCGACCTCGTCGGCGATCTGAGCCGCGCGTGTAAGAAGTATGGGCTGAAGTTCGGCCTCTACCTCTCGCCCTGGGACCGTAATAATGCGGGCTACGGCAAGGAGGCCTATCAGAAGATCTACCACGAGCAGATCCGCGAGCTCTCCACGCAGTACGGACAGCTCTTTGAGTTCTGGTTCGACGGCGCCAACGGCGGTACGGGCTACTACGGCGGTGCTCGTGAGGCACGCCAGATCGACCCCAAGAGCTACTACGGCTACCATGTGGCGGCCGAGATCCTCTACCGCAACAACCCCGAGATGATGATCTTCGGCGGCACCGAGCCCACCATCCGCTGGATCGGCAACGAGCGCGGCTGGGCTGGGCAGACCAACTGGGCGATGTACGACTATAGTAAGGAGAAGCACCACACCGAGGCTCAGTGGGGCATGCGCGATGCCAAGCAGTGGCTCCCCGGGGAGGTGGACGTGAGCGTGCGCCCAGGATGGTTCTACCACGCCCGTGAGGACCAGCAGGTACGCTCCGTAGCCAACCTCGTCAACCTCTACTACCAGAGCGTCGGGCGCAACGCCAATCTACTGCTCAACTTCCCCATCGACCTCCGCGGCAAGGTGCCTGCGCAGGACTCGACCAATATCGTGGCCTGGTACGATCACCTCAAGGCAGGCTTCCGTCACAACCTCCTGAGCTCTGCCTCCGTCCAGGCCTCGAGCCAGCGCACGGGTAAGGCCTTCGCCCCACAGCAGCTCCTCGACGGCCAGACCAAGACCTACTGGGCGGCTGCCGAGGGCTCGGGCGAGGTGAGCCTCACCTTCACCCTGCCGCGCGCCACGCAGATCAATAACCTCATGTTGCAGGAGCCCATCGCTCTGGGGCAGCGTGTGGCGCGCTTCCGCGTCGAGACGGCAGGCGCCGATGGCAGCTTCCGCCCCATCGACACGCAGGACTCGCTGACGACCATAGGCTACAAGCGCCTGCTGCGCTTCCGTCCCGTAGAGACCAAGCAGCTGCGTGTGACGGTACTGGAATCGCGTGGCCCCGTGCTGCTCTCCGAGGTCGCTGCCTACCTCGTGCCCGAGGTGCTGGAGGCGCCGAGCGTGCGCCGCGACAGCCGCGACAGCCTCTACCTGACGAGCCTCAGCCGTGATGCCAAGCTCGAGTACGCCCTCCTCACGGGCGGCAAGCAGGGCCCCTGGCAGACCTATACGCGTCCCGTCTACCTGCCCGGCGACCATGTCGAGCTCGTGGCGCGCGTCTCTACGGAGGTGAATAAGGACAAGCCAGAGCTGCGCTACCGCTCGGGCTACTCCGCCAGCCAGTTCGTCACGCCTGGGCTTAGCCCCGCGCAGCACTTCGCCCTCTTCGATGGCTCGGGACGCACGGAGACGCGTCTGGGGAAGGGTGTCCGCTCGCTGGCGATCGAGTTCCCCGAGGCGCGTCCGCTTACGCGCTTCGTCTACACGCCCTCCCAGCAGCGCGATGCGCAGGGGCACATCCAGGGCTATGAGCTCTACGTCGACGGCAAGCGCGTAGCGGCGGGAGAGTTCGCCAATATCCGCAACAACCCTATCCCCGTCGCTGTGGACTTCCCCGCAGGGACGAAGGGACAGACGCTGCGCCTGGTAGTCACCAAGCTGGTAGGCGACGTCGAGCAGGTCAATATCGGTGACCTCGCCGTCGAGTAG
- a CDS encoding DUF1735 and LamG domain-containing protein: protein MNKMNKTILSVCGLALALAAFSSCSNADYKPLDNSVYIHGAAADPLRTLTIGDNEVSTELLIRTAAPVAQPVKVQLSVDKAALEAYNKRYDASYELLPAEFYTLSATELTIEPGRVSAPALTVKIKPFSAELQKSGKKYAVPVYISSVTGADFAPQAAERTFVVACDQVIKTKAIKLEPTQGMRVMRPEGIQTNTWTVEMRIKSDDIRQRYNNQSFMGFGSGIPGGGEGSGFIFGRWEGEALQFKINGHDGINATVKPESNKWYHVAIVCDAGTVRLYVNGQPSGEFQNAKFAIKAQYKEFALAYPRSATHPYRRSSYYMSEVRFWNVVRTASQIRQNRYAVDPKTPGLMAYWKLDDGAGTSFKEYTGKTPALELYSSNQNLTSHWVDIRSDQD, encoded by the coding sequence ATGAACAAGATGAATAAGACGATCCTATCCGTCTGCGGCCTAGCGCTGGCGCTGGCAGCCTTCTCGAGCTGCTCCAATGCCGACTACAAGCCCCTGGACAACTCCGTCTATATCCACGGCGCGGCGGCTGACCCGCTGCGCACCCTTACCATCGGCGACAATGAGGTCTCGACCGAGCTCCTCATCCGTACCGCTGCTCCCGTGGCTCAGCCCGTCAAGGTGCAGCTGTCGGTGGACAAGGCGGCCCTCGAGGCCTACAACAAGCGCTACGATGCCAGCTATGAGCTCCTGCCCGCAGAGTTCTATACGCTCTCGGCTACGGAGCTGACCATCGAGCCAGGACGTGTGTCCGCCCCCGCGCTCACCGTCAAGATCAAGCCCTTCAGCGCCGAGCTGCAGAAGAGCGGTAAGAAGTACGCCGTCCCCGTCTATATCTCTAGCGTGACGGGTGCCGACTTCGCTCCTCAGGCTGCCGAGCGTACCTTCGTCGTGGCCTGCGACCAGGTCATTAAGACCAAGGCGATCAAGCTGGAGCCGACCCAGGGCATGCGCGTCATGCGCCCCGAGGGTATCCAGACCAACACCTGGACGGTGGAGATGCGCATCAAGAGCGACGACATCCGCCAGCGCTACAACAACCAGTCCTTCATGGGCTTCGGCTCGGGGATCCCTGGTGGAGGTGAGGGCTCAGGCTTCATCTTCGGTCGCTGGGAGGGTGAGGCCCTGCAGTTCAAGATCAACGGCCACGACGGGATCAACGCTACCGTCAAGCCCGAGAGCAACAAGTGGTACCATGTGGCCATCGTCTGCGACGCTGGTACGGTACGCCTCTACGTCAATGGGCAGCCCAGTGGGGAGTTCCAGAACGCCAAGTTCGCCATCAAGGCGCAGTACAAGGAGTTCGCTCTGGCCTACCCCCGCTCTGCCACGCACCCCTACCGCCGCTCCAGCTACTACATGAGCGAGGTACGCTTCTGGAACGTCGTGCGTACGGCTAGCCAGATCCGTCAGAATCGCTACGCCGTAGACCCCAAGACGCCTGGCCTCATGGCCTACTGGAAGCTGGACGACGGCGCGGGTACGAGCTTCAAGGAGTACACGGGTAAGACGCCCGCCCTCGAGCTCTATTCGTCTAACCAGAACCTGACCTCGCACTGGGTGGATATCCGCTCCGATCAGGACTAA
- a CDS encoding low molecular weight protein-tyrosine-phosphatase produces the protein MPFPKLSTAPREEQRPVRVLFVCLGNICRSPSAEGVFRHYVTEQGAAEDYEIDSAGLIAVHEGELPDGRMRAHAARRGYTLDSRSRPISYEDFFYYDYIIGMDEQNRERLLALAPTAELQEKVSLLPEWSERPARDHVPDPYYGGAEGFEHVLDLLEAILPDLYRHTHRR, from the coding sequence ATGCCTTTCCCTAAGCTCAGTACTGCCCCCCGTGAGGAGCAGCGTCCCGTGCGCGTCCTCTTCGTCTGCCTCGGCAATATCTGCCGCAGCCCCTCGGCCGAGGGCGTCTTCCGCCACTACGTCACCGAGCAGGGTGCCGCAGAGGACTACGAGATCGACTCCGCAGGGCTCATCGCCGTCCACGAGGGTGAGCTGCCCGATGGACGCATGCGTGCGCACGCTGCCCGCCGTGGCTACACGCTGGACTCGCGCTCGCGTCCCATCAGCTACGAGGACTTCTTCTACTACGACTACATCATCGGGATGGACGAGCAGAATAGGGAGCGCCTCCTAGCCCTGGCACCGACGGCCGAGCTGCAGGAGAAGGTTTCCCTGCTGCCCGAGTGGTCGGAGCGCCCCGCCCGCGACCACGTGCCTGACCCCTACTACGGCGGCGCCGAGGGCTTCGAGCACGTCCTGGACCTCCTCGAGGCCATCCTCCCCGACCTCTACCGCCATACCCACCGCCGCTAG
- a CDS encoding discoidin domain-containing protein → MNKYIKHWSVAACAALTLTAAFSSCSKDSESVEELMERNYPARVYLQGDRYSAPALTHTLKHSSDGIEGELGGSVTVRLTRPQAQDVVVSLKSTLDKAELKDALKVSATEATIKAGQITSEPVTFTIDKSKLETKAESQTFKVSFSIDAVKSAPAGVQLSSNQNLYAVTFHKRKQSEDALIASYTGNVSYLDYGDDGDDTRATKWKLIDVTPGIQGANNPNVLFDGESSDLAADQPPISFTIDFGRVVPKLRGVYLQYWSATYMPVGLRLECSADGKAWTTLGELTLGDEKTTSAGFLFDLGTIYFRKAYAARYLRYTSTAASYDESGRGSISEVYAIVDSDN, encoded by the coding sequence ATGAACAAGTATATCAAGCACTGGTCTGTGGCTGCGTGTGCAGCCCTGACCCTCACGGCAGCCTTCTCCTCCTGCTCCAAGGACAGCGAGTCGGTCGAGGAGCTCATGGAGCGCAACTACCCCGCACGCGTCTATCTGCAGGGCGACCGCTACTCCGCCCCTGCCCTGACCCATACCCTCAAGCATAGCTCCGATGGGATTGAGGGCGAGCTGGGTGGATCGGTCACGGTACGTCTGACGCGCCCTCAGGCACAGGACGTCGTCGTCTCGCTCAAGTCCACCCTCGATAAGGCAGAGCTCAAGGATGCCCTCAAGGTAAGTGCCACCGAGGCTACGATCAAGGCAGGGCAGATCACCAGCGAGCCCGTCACCTTCACCATCGACAAGTCTAAGCTCGAGACGAAGGCCGAGAGCCAGACCTTCAAGGTCAGCTTCTCTATCGATGCGGTCAAGAGTGCGCCCGCAGGTGTGCAGCTCTCCAGCAATCAGAACCTCTATGCGGTGACCTTCCACAAGCGCAAGCAGAGTGAGGATGCCCTCATCGCCAGCTATACGGGCAATGTCTCCTACCTCGACTACGGCGACGATGGCGATGATACGCGTGCCACGAAGTGGAAGCTCATCGACGTCACGCCTGGTATCCAGGGAGCCAATAATCCCAACGTCCTCTTCGACGGCGAGAGCAGCGACCTGGCAGCTGACCAGCCTCCCATCAGCTTCACGATAGACTTCGGTCGTGTCGTGCCCAAGCTCCGTGGGGTCTACCTCCAGTACTGGAGTGCCACCTACATGCCCGTAGGCCTCCGCCTCGAGTGCTCGGCGGACGGCAAGGCCTGGACGACGCTAGGTGAGCTCACCCTCGGGGATGAGAAGACCACGAGCGCAGGCTTCCTCTTCGACCTCGGCACGATCTACTTCCGCAAGGCCTACGCTGCACGCTACCTCCGCTATACGAGTACTGCAGCCTCCTACGACGAGTCCGGTCGTGGCTCGATCTCCGAGGTCTACGCGATCGTAGATAGCGACAACTAA